A genomic region of Papaver somniferum cultivar HN1 chromosome 7, ASM357369v1, whole genome shotgun sequence contains the following coding sequences:
- the LOC113294525 gene encoding uncharacterized protein LOC113294525 — protein sequence MEVTSQISLGTKRKVSEGSDGSHLMCNSGEQPMKRVRSLGGDDPRSDASLIPCGSVKPLDRAHSETVNINGEATLQNSCGTTRTVGEDSDKSSLIRNSGEQPLEKVRSLGGDDCEFIAETLSPDKLIGKSCSQEAGSDTAESKSRSNDVPNPDPLSIPEDVVVHTVAAEFSNGACLNHQNSRSPPITSVLNPEICRQCAGDVAPGDQNVKQLNTTSWPLTCEEKESQADGTSKDENTSSSNNLETDGSSRENVSNLTAKDDEEKVAEEIDFESDGVSLGGLMVNVSEHGNSASHSDDAVNKLVDKEKVAEEIDTEIDCVRLGGDDSELIAETQSVNKLTGKVCDQEVSSDTAICRSNEVEGSLVRLSGIIVKPIIVHKADAFAVGQFLAFHDQEKMPRLYARINKIESCYSEETNSTENTLYVRWLRPAPINPDEKKWHEVGLPVSCGFFKLDGDEIDQNNIVVGNHPVISHLVTSFQEHRYSNELVELYPREGEVWALYKEWKPFDWCLDPNTRRGCKFHLVEVLNDYSTENGVKVACLVKVAGHETIFRRRGLSFKIAAGYLFGFSHNIPVKSTGDMGGLFSTMVLDLDPLSIPENVFVDTVAAEVSNDSSIKHQNSRPALITSMPDPKICTVNQCAGGSSKENVGSQTATNEEEKVAEEIDFDGFSFGGFMVNVSEFGVSSGDSDDAVHKLDDKGKVAEQIDGESDGVSKLMVNGSECENSSSDSDNAVNRLDDEEEMADAIESESVGVSLGGCMESECENSSSDPDDAVDKLDIGQVIEIIKRNGNKESIWQTANDMLSSLEEDPILCMKAVCALHRQQLTKRKSVKSSLHNRNR from the coding sequence ATGGAAGTTACTTCACAGATTTCTTTGGGAACTAAGAGAAAGGTTAGTGAGGGTTCAGATGGAAGCCATTTAATGTGCAACTCAGGAGAGCAGCCTATGAAGAGGGTAAGAAGTTTGGGTGGGGATGATCCAAGAAGTGATGCAAGCTTGATTCCTTGTGGTTCTGTGAAGCCTTTAGATAGAGCACATTCAGAAACCGTGAATATAAATGGGGAAGCTACTTTACAAAATTCTTGCGGGACTACGAGAACTGTTGGGGAGGATTCAGATAAAAGCAGTCTGATACGCAACTCAGGGGAGCAGCCTTTGGAGAAGGTAAGAAGTTTGGGTGGGGATGATTGTGAATTTATAGCTGAGACCTTATCACCCGACAAACTAATTGGAAAAAGTTGTAGCCAAGAAGCTGGGTCGGATACTGCTGAGAGCAAGAGCAGATCAAATGATGTGCCGAATCCTGACCCATTATCAATACCTGAGGATGTTGTTGTGCATACAGTTGCAGCAGAATTTAGCAATGGTGCCTGCCTTAATCACCAAAATTCTAGGTCTCCTCCTATAACTTCAGTGCTGAATCCTGAAATCTGTAGGCAATGTGCAGGGGATGTTGCTCCTGGAGATCAAAATGTCAAGCAACTCAATACAACTTCATGGCCATTAACATGTGAAGAAAAAGAGAGTCAGGCTGATGGAACTTCAAAAGATGAAAACACATCGTCTTCAAATAATTTGGAAACGGATGGGTCGTCAAGAGAGAATGTAAGCAACCTAACTGCAAAAGATGACGAAGAGAAAGTGGCAGAAGAGATTGATTTTGAGAGTGACGGTGTCAGTTTGGGTGGACTTATGGTGAATGTGTCTGAGCATGGAAATAGTGCAAGCCACTCAGATGATGCAGTTAATAAGTTGGTTGACAAAGAGAAAGTGGCTGAAGAGATTGATACTGAGATTGACTGTGTCAGGTTGGGTGGGGATGATAGTGAACTTATAGCTGAGACCCAATCAGTCAATAAACTCACAGGAAAAGTATGTGACCAAGAAGTGAGCTCGGATACAGCTATATGTAGATCAAATGAAGTGGAAGGATCTTTAGTAAGATTATCTGGGATCATAGTTAAACCCATAATAGTTCACAAGGCTGATGCATTTGCAGTTGGACAGTTTTTGGCTTTTCACGATCAAGAAAAAATGCCTCGGTTGTATGCTCGGATTAATAAAATAGAAAGTTGTTATTCAGAGGAAACAAATAGCACAGAAAACACATTGTATGTTAGGTGGCTGAGACCCGCTCCTATTAACCCAGATGAGAAAAAATGGCATGAGGTAGGTTTGCCTGTTTCTTGTGGATTCTTTAAGCTGGATGGTGATGAAATAGATCAAAATAACATTGTAGTTGGCAATCACCCTGTTATCTCACATTTGGTCACTTCGTTTCAAGAGCATCGTTATTCAAATGAACTGGTTGAACTTTATCCAAGAGAAGGGGAAGTGTGGGCACTTTATAAGGAGTGGAAGCCATTTGATTGGTGCTTGGATCCGAATACAAGGAGAGGATGCAAGTTTCATCTCGTAGAAGTTCTCAATGATTACTCCACAGAAAATGGTGTTAAGGTTGCATGTCTAGTAAAGGTGGCAGGGCATGAAACCATCTTTCGAAGGAGGGGCCTCTCCTTTAAAATTGCTGCTGGCTACTTGTTTGGGTTTTCTCATAATATCCCTGTTAAGTCCACAGGTGATATGGGGGGTTTATTTTCAACTATGGTACTCGATCTCGACCCGTTATCAATACCTGAGAATGTTTTTGTGGATACGGTTGCAGCAGAAGTCAGTAATGATTCCAGCATTAAGCACCAAAATTCAAGACCTGCTCTTATAACTTCTATGCCGGATCCCAAAATCTGTACAGTGAATCAATGTGCAGGTGGGTCATCAAAAGAGAATGTGGGCAGCCAAACTGCAACgaatgaagaagagaaagtgGCAGAAGAGATTGATTTTGATGGTTTCAGTTTTGGTGGATTTATGGTGAATGTGTCTGAATTTGGAGTTAGTTCAGGTGATTCGGATGACGCAGTTCATAAGTTGGATGACAAAGGGAAAGTGGCAGAGCAGATTGATGGTGAGAGTGATGGTGTCAGTAAACTTATGGTGAATGGGTCTGAATGTGAaaatagttcaagtgactcagatAATGCAGTTAATAGGTTGGACGATGAAGAGGAAATGGCAGATGCGATTGAATCTGAGAGTGTTGGTGTCAGTTTGGGTGGATGTATGGAGTCTGAATGTGAAAATAGTTCCAGTGACCCAGATGACGCAGTTGATAAGTTAGATATTGGTCAAgttatagaaatcatcaaaaggaATGGAAATAAAGAATCGATATGGCAAACTGCAAATGACATGCTTTCCTCCTTGGAAGAGGATCCCATCCTTTGTATGAAAGCTGTTTGTGCTTTACATAGACAGCAACTAACGAAGCGAAAATCAGTCAAAAGTTCATTGCATAACAGGAACCGATGA